A window of the Carassius carassius chromosome 36, fCarCar2.1, whole genome shotgun sequence genome harbors these coding sequences:
- the LOC132116571 gene encoding olfactory receptor 52D1-like, with translation MDNVSYPMILTLMVPKETKSYKNVYFICFLALYLLILSINISLVMVIIMEKALHEPMYMFLCYVCINGVYGASGFYPKILSDLISDSYVTSFQMCALQAYVIYSSLISEITILTVMAYDRYVAICKPLEYHSKLTENTCVKLIMFSWIFTNGFCLTAALLANLRPICKYHIDKLYCDNWSIVKLSCVSSFVNSVFGYGITVIFFSFIVLIIISYFKLISACKASLESRRKFWQTCLPHILSLLNFTFAILFDNMYSRYGENDISESLRNFLALELVIVPPVFNPLIYGLNIRAVRKKAFTLCCIKSK, from the coding sequence ATGGATAATGTTTCTTATCCCATGATACTGACACTCATGGTGCCAAAAGAAACTAAATCATACaagaatgtatattttatatgctTTCTTGCCTTATATCTCCTGATACTGTCAATTAATATTAGTCTTGTTATGGTCATTATAATGGAGAAAGCGCTTCATGAACCAATGTACATGTTCTTGTGTTATGTGTGTATAAATGGGGTTTATGGAGCCTCCGGATTCTACCCAAAAATTTTGTCTGATTTAATATCTGACTCATATGTGACCTCCTTTCAGATGTGTGCTCTGCAAGCCTATGTTATCTACAGCTCTTTAATTTCTGAGATCACAATATTAACAGTGATGGCTTATGATAGATATGTAGCCATATGCAAACCTTTAGAGTATCATTCCAAATTAACTGAAAACACCTGTGTGAAACTAATTATGTTCTCATGGATTTTTACCAATGGCTTTTGTCTTACAGCAGCCCTGTTAGCAAACTTGAGACCTATCTGTAAATATCACATTGACAAATTATATTGTGACAACTGGTCAATTGTAAAACTGTCTTGTGTATCATCTTTTGTTAATAGCGTCTTTGGATATGGTATAACTGTTATATTTTTTAGCTTTATAGTTCTTATCATAATATCGTACTTTAAACTGATCTCTGCATGTAAAGCATCTTTAGAAAGCAGAAGGAAATTCTGGCAAACATGTCTGCCACACATATTATCGCTGTTGAATTTCACTTTTGCCATTCTTTTTGATAATATGTATAGCAGATATGGTGAAAATGACATTTCAGAGAGTTTGCGTAATTTTTTGGCTCTTGAACTGGTGATAGTCCCACCTGTGTTCAATCCTCTAATCTATGGGTTAAATATTAGAGCAGTGCGTAAAAAAGCCTTTACTCTGTGTTGCATCAAGAGTAAATGA
- the LOC132116572 gene encoding olfactory receptor 52D1-like gives MDNVSYPVILTLMVPKETKSYKHVYFICFLALYLLILSINIRLVMVIIMEKALHEPMYMFLCHVCINGVYGASGFYPKFLSDLIFDSYVISFHMCALQTYVIYSSLLSEITILTLMSYDRYVAICKPLEYHSKLTKITCVKLIMFSWIFTNGFCVTAALLTNLRPICKYHIDKLYCDNWSIVKLSCVSSFVNNVFGYATTVIFSSFIILIIVSYFKLISACKASLESRRKFWQTCLPHILSLINFTSAYLFDIIYSRYGSNDIPESLRNFLALELVIVPPVFNPLIYGLNIRAVRKRVILSCVAASENVLKRVKI, from the coding sequence ATGGATAATGTGTCTTATCCTGTGATACTGACACTTATGGTGCCAAAAGAAACTAAATCCTACAAGcatgtatattttatttgctttCTAGCCTTATATCTTCTTATACTGTCAATTAATATTCGTCTTGTTATGGTCATTATAATGGAGAAAGCTCTTCATGAACCAATGTACATGTTCTTGTGTCATGTGTGTATAAATGGGGTTTATGGAGCCTCCGGATTCTACCCCaaatttttgtctgatttaataTTTGACTCATATGTGATCTCCTTTCATATGTGTGCTTTGCAAACCTATGTTATCTACAGTTCTTTACTTTCTGAGATCACGATATTAACACTAATGTCTTATGATAGATATGTAGCCATATGCAAACCTTTAGAGTATCATTCCAAATTAACTAAAATCACCTGTGTGAAACTAATTATGTTCTCATGGATTTTTACCAATGGCTTTTGTGTTACAGCAGCCCTGTTAACAAACTTGAGACCTATTTGTAAATATCACATTGACAAATTATATTGTGACAACTGGTCAATTGTAAAACTGTCTTGTGTATCATCTTTTGTTAATAACGTCTTTGGATATGCTACGACTGTTATTTTTTCTAGCTTTATAATTCTTATCATAGTGTCCTACTTTAAATTGATCTCTGCATGTAAAGCATCTTTAGAAAGCAGAAGGAAATTCTGGCAAACATGTCTGCCACACATATTATCACTGATAAATTTCACTTCTGCTTATTTGTTTGATATCATATATAGTCGATATGGTTCAAATGACATTCCAGAGAGTTTGCGTAATTTTTTGGCTCTTGAACTGGTGATAGTCCCACCTGTGTTCAATCCTCTAATCTATGGATTAAATATTAGAGCAGTGCGTAAAAGAGTTATCCTTTCTTGTGTTGCAGCAagtgaaaatgttttgaaaagggTGAAAATTTAA